The Ruficoccus amylovorans genomic sequence GAGGGCCTTACGGATACGGCAGTTAGTAAGCAAGTGGCCTTGAGTCATGTGAGCGTAGGCAAGTGGCGCAAACGCTTTATTGAGCATGGCATCGAGGGGCTCACAGATGCTCCGCGCGGCGGTCCGCCACGCCGCATCAGTGACGATAAAGTGGCCGAGGTCCTGCGGTTGACGCTGGAAACTACCCCCAAAAACGCCACGCATTGGAGCACCCGTTCTATGGCCCAGCGGGCAGGCATCAGTAACGAACGCGTCAGCGTCATCTGGCGTACCTTTGGGCTGCAACCGCACCGCAGCGAGACCTTTCAACTCTCCACCGATCCGTTTTTTGTCGAGAAGGTACGCGACGTGGTCGGGTTATACACCAGCCCGCCCGCCAACGCCCTGGTGCTCTCGGTGGACGAAAAAAGCCAGTGCCAGGCACTTGAACGCTCCCAGCCGATCCTGCCCCTAATGCCCGGAGTGCCTGCCCGACAGACTCACGATTACTTTCGCCACGGCACCACCACACTCTTTGCCGCCCTCGATATCAAAACCGGACAGGTCATGGCCCAGTGCCGCAAGCGCCACACCTCAAAAGACTTCCTGGCCTTCCTCAACAAAATCGACGCCACCGTCCAGGCAGAGTTGTACCTGCACATCATCGTTGATAACTACGCTACTCACAAAACCAAAGCGGTGCGCGATTGGCTCGTTGCTCATCCGCGCTGGCACTTTCACTTCATCCCAACCCACTCAAGCTGGCTTAATCAAGTCGAACGCTTCTTTGCCAAAATCACCCTCGATATCATCCGTAGAGGTTCTTTCTCAAGCCTGCCTCAATTGCGAAAGGCCATACTCGAATACATCGACGAAAATAACCAAAATCCAAAACCGTTCAACTGGACCGCATCACCGGAAGAGATTTTCCAGAAAATCAATCAATTTTGCAATAAACTTAGCTAACATAACACTAGTGTCGTGTTAGCTAAGTTCTTAACAAATGTTAATGGCCACAAAAAGGCACAAGAAGCACAGAAAACTTCGTGGATACAGAGTTCGCTCTGCGTCTTTGCGCCTCTGCGGTGAAAATATTTTTATCAGGAACTAAGCTAACGGGACACTAGGCTCTGCCTCATGGCTTTTCCAGTTCCTGTCGAAACAGATAATAGATCTTACCGTCCTCTGCGCCCATAATCAGATCGTTCTCTTTGCCATCGCCGGTAAGATCGGTTGGCCAGACCGCGCACAGGTGATGCCCAAGCTGGATAAAGCTGCCGTCCCGCTTGCGGATCGGGTGCGGTGTGGCAAAGATGGGCTCCTCATTACTACCGACGTTGCGCAGCAAAATGGGGGTCGAGTCGCGCGGCAGGTCTTCACCGCTTAGCACACGGTTCTGTACCATGCGAATCGTGCCGAACACCAGATCCCAGTTGCCGTCTTCATCCCAGTCGGTGACGGTAAACTTGGAGCGCCCCCAGTTGCCGCCGCCAGTCGCGCAGTAGCGCATGGTGTCGCCATCGCTGTTGCGGAGCTTTTCCACGCTGGTAATCTCCAGCGAGCCGGGAGCCACAGGCTTGGCAATTGCCAGATCGCCGTCCCAGTCCATAAAGATTAAAGCAGCAGTACCATCCGCCTGTTGCGGGGGCAAAATGGCCGGACGCGAGCGCCACGCCGAGCGCAGCGGCTTGCCCTGATAGGTAAAGGACTCCGGCGGGAGCAACTCGGTGGAGCCCGGTGCTACAGGGCGATACAGCCACAACTCGCCCTTGATGTCGTTGGTGATAATCACTTTTTCGCCTTGCTTCCATTCGCCCACTGTCGGGTTCAGATAGCCCCAGGCAGACTCGGAAGGCCCCTGAATGGAACCGATTGGGCCGGCAATATGGCGCAGTGTTTCACCATCGCGGCTGAACAGGACCGGCGTACCGTACACCAGGGGGTCGCTAGTTCCCGGCCAGAACCAGAGCAAGCCGGAAGCATCACCTGAGATAATATCGGGATAACCGTCACCAGTCCAGTCCACGCGGGTAGGAACCGCGAGCGTGTCCATCTCGATCAGGCCGCCCTCGCGGTTAAGTGTGCCGACTTCCCGAAAATTGCCGGGCGCATCTCCTTTAAGTACCACCGGTCTGCCGGGGTTGCCACCAATGATAATCTCGGGCTTGCCGTCGTCATCCAGATCGAGCACGCCAAAGCTGCCGGAGAAGTACACGCCGTTAACCGCCGCGCCGTCTGCCAGCAGTGCCAAAGACTCAGTGGCTCGCAGGTCGCCGTTTGCGTCCACAATGGTAGGCAGCGCACGCACCTGATTCACATCACCGAACAGTAGCAGATGTGGCTGGCCTTGCAGAGTAACCGCCCCCGCATTGACGTTCTGCCCATCGGTGTGCCACTGCACCTGAAAATCTTCCTCGCCAAAGTAAATGGGGTTAACCGTGTCGAAAGCGAGCCAGTTGCCTTCCTCCCAGCGTCCCTTTGACCAGAATACCCGCGTTAGCAGGCGGTCTCCTAGCCAGTTACCAGCCACGTCGTAGCCTTTGCCACGTCCGGCATTGGGGTGGATCGCATCGCGGAAAACACTCAGGCCGTCCGGAAACGCATCCTGAATCTGCTCGCGGATAACCAGCAGCATGTCCGGCACGCCGTCGCCATCTATGTCGCCAATGCTAATCGAGGTTGCTGTCTCTCCGAGTGCGCCGGTTACGGAACCTTCGCCCACGCCGCGCCGGTAAGCGGTTTTAAACTCAGGCTCGCCGATCTTTCCCGTGTTGCGGTAGTAGTTGATGTAGGCTGGGCCAAAGGGGGTGTTGCCGCCAAGGGAAATGAGGTCGAACATGCCGTCGGGCCGAATCACCGTGTGCAGCTTGGCATCGCCAAAAATTGTGCTTTGCCCCGCATCGTAGAGTGGGAAATCAAATCCTTGCTCTGCAAACAGCGGATCTTTTTTGCCCGTGGGGCGCAACAGGCCGACGCGATGCCCGAACAGCGGATGCGGGCCAAAGGAGAGAATTTCCTTACCCTCTGGCCCAGACCACGGCACCATCGCAAGGTGAGCCCCGCCGCTGTCGATAATCGGGTGAATCACCGTATCGGCAACCTTCAGTGCGGGAGCCCAGGGGAAGGGCATGGGCGGCGTGCTGCGCAGGCGCGCCGTCAATGTCGATTCCGGAGCTTTGAAGCCCATTTCTCCGGGAAAGGAATCCATGTGCACGGGTCCTTGAAAGATGCCGACCCTGAGGATATCTCCCACCCAGCCATAGCGTTGCCCCTCTGTGGCCAGTTGCCACTTTGTGTACGGACCGCGCGGCTTTACGTTACGTACCAGCGGACGGGCGGCATCGACATAACCGTCCACAATCACGTGGAGGCTATCGTTCTGGTAGACGCCGCCGATCAGCGTCCAGCGCCCCTTCTGGAACGGTCTGGCCGAGGCTAGCTGGTGCCACTTGCCTTCGACATTGACAAGGAACTCCACCTTCCCGTTTGCCACGCGCAGCATTGCCTTGTCTCCGGAGGCGCTCTGAAGTGACAGCGCGGTAATGATACGCTGGTTAATATCCACGTCGCCGTTCACGCGTACCACTGCCATGATTGCGAAATCTCCGTTCACTGGGGGCTCCAGTGAAGACGCATCAAAAATGACCGGTTGGGTCATCTGTAAAAAAGTTTCGTCGTCAGCCGTTTTCAACTCGGCACCTGCGGGCAGTTTGCCCTGAAAACCATCAAACGAGAACAGGAACGAATCGCTCTGTCCGTTTGTAACGGGCTGGGCTGTAAGGGCAGCTGCACAGGCCGCTGTTGCAATAACGGAGGCGAGAATAAGGTGAATGCGAAACATTTTGGGTAGGCAGCAATTTTGGATGAAGTGAAGGGGGTATGGGCAAGGCTTGTAGCCCGACGTGGTCCGACAGATGCCTTGCTCTTAAGCAAAACCATTTTCGTCGGTTAGGACACTCTAATCAAAGTACCGTTGTCGCGGGTTCATGTTGGAGATTCACAGTGCATCGACGCAATCACGGGCAATGGGTAACTTGGCAGGGTTGGTTAATTCGATCCGGTAGCGTCCGGCCTGCAGACGTACGCCCTCGGCCATGCGTTGCGCCGACAGATCGTGACTGTTTAGCCGACCGGTCTGCCATTGGTTTGAGGGCAGCCGAAGTGTGGCCTCGCTGTTGGGCGGAATGACAACCTGCCAGATAAAGTTGCCTGCTTCCAATTCCCAGTCGCTAACGATTTTTCCGTAAGGGGATTCAAGCTCTGCGCGGGCGCAGGTGATGCCGCCGCCCGGCCTTGGGGCAAGGAAGAAGTGCCTGAACCCAGGGGCAGAGGGATCACTGTCGATGCCTCCAATTACCGCGTACATCCATTCGCCGATTGCGCCGTAAGCGTAGTGGTTAAAGGAGTTCATGTTAATGTCTCCGAAACCTGTTTGCGGCGTCCAACTGTCCCAGCGCTCCCACATGGTGGTCGCTCCGTTACGAATCGGCATCAGCCATGAGGGGTATGTCTCGTTCAGCAATAGTTTGTAGGCCAGATCATCCCGCCCGATCCGGCTCAGTGCGGGGCAAATTACCGGTGTGCCGACGAATCCGGTGGACAGGTGATCGTTGCGCCTTGCCAGGGTCTGCTCAAACGCGCGTGCCGCAGCCTCGATCCGCTCCGGTGGCAGTAACTCAAACACGATGGCCAGCGCGTAGCCGGTTTGCGTGTCTCCGGCCAGGCGGCCACCTTCGGTGACGTACTCGCGTACAAATGCATCGCGTACAAAAGCGTGCAACTTGCTAAAGTGCTTGCGATCCGCCTCCTTGCCCAGTGTGGCGGCTATCTGCGCCATTATCCGCGCGGAGCGCGCATAGTAGGCTGTGCCAATCAGGTCGCAGGGCGTGGGACCCCAGGCGGGGCGCACGGCGTCAGTCGC encodes the following:
- a CDS encoding IS630 family transposase, translating into MPRPGRPSEPIDLNDSDRTELERLSRARKSAQGIATRAKAVLLSSEGLTDTAVSKQVALSHVSVGKWRKRFIEHGIEGLTDAPRGGPPRRISDDKVAEVLRLTLETTPKNATHWSTRSMAQRAGISNERVSVIWRTFGLQPHRSETFQLSTDPFFVEKVRDVVGLYTSPPANALVLSVDEKSQCQALERSQPILPLMPGVPARQTHDYFRHGTTTLFAALDIKTGQVMAQCRKRHTSKDFLAFLNKIDATVQAELYLHIIVDNYATHKTKAVRDWLVAHPRWHFHFIPTHSSWLNQVERFFAKITLDIIRRGSFSSLPQLRKAILEYIDENNQNPKPFNWTASPEEIFQKINQFCNKLS
- a CDS encoding FG-GAP repeat domain-containing protein; this translates as MFRIHLILASVIATAACAAALTAQPVTNGQSDSFLFSFDGFQGKLPAGAELKTADDETFLQMTQPVIFDASSLEPPVNGDFAIMAVVRVNGDVDINQRIITALSLQSASGDKAMLRVANGKVEFLVNVEGKWHQLASARPFQKGRWTLIGGVYQNDSLHVIVDGYVDAARPLVRNVKPRGPYTKWQLATEGQRYGWVGDILRVGIFQGPVHMDSFPGEMGFKAPESTLTARLRSTPPMPFPWAPALKVADTVIHPIIDSGGAHLAMVPWSGPEGKEILSFGPHPLFGHRVGLLRPTGKKDPLFAEQGFDFPLYDAGQSTIFGDAKLHTVIRPDGMFDLISLGGNTPFGPAYINYYRNTGKIGEPEFKTAYRRGVGEGSVTGALGETATSISIGDIDGDGVPDMLLVIREQIQDAFPDGLSVFRDAIHPNAGRGKGYDVAGNWLGDRLLTRVFWSKGRWEEGNWLAFDTVNPIYFGEEDFQVQWHTDGQNVNAGAVTLQGQPHLLLFGDVNQVRALPTIVDANGDLRATESLALLADGAAVNGVYFSGSFGVLDLDDDGKPEIIIGGNPGRPVVLKGDAPGNFREVGTLNREGGLIEMDTLAVPTRVDWTGDGYPDIISGDASGLLWFWPGTSDPLVYGTPVLFSRDGETLRHIAGPIGSIQGPSESAWGYLNPTVGEWKQGEKVIITNDIKGELWLYRPVAPGSTELLPPESFTYQGKPLRSAWRSRPAILPPQQADGTAALIFMDWDGDLAIAKPVAPGSLEITSVEKLRNSDGDTMRYCATGGGNWGRSKFTVTDWDEDGNWDLVFGTIRMVQNRVLSGEDLPRDSTPILLRNVGSNEEPIFATPHPIRKRDGSFIQLGHHLCAVWPTDLTGDGKENDLIMGAEDGKIYYLFRQELEKP